Proteins co-encoded in one Aspergillus flavus chromosome 2, complete sequence genomic window:
- a CDS encoding glutathione transferase, which produces MNNPGIHSSDIPHSLHLDALSGVAEDASTLAAAQAQHHQHDIQEHVPSAESTDAQSLHPLQTAVGVLDSYSIQQQEEQNDDRSFRESYNLLARDDSHSLRMQPQCNTFSEASIFSPKQGGYLRDMPSVLDPPDLDLWRERLFNVDETIVLSEEQFLTYFPHVDNIYSHRSTQHYKRKPLISHYWDCRLKGRPPGTPKSDDPNKKKRKRTARQRDLCDVKIKITEYFPGYSPMMIAEGAANDAGAVLGAESMSSGNAVFPPPDDPEPRDRQPFGVLTPNPPLPEGHPGANGQRFFTIQRVNGNGANGKNDGVSGGHRHTLEESDRVKKNSVQRYLLKEAREKKKASSVRAMSTQNQPSQKTYHTKATGLAALTVSNHSSENELKLYGSCFCPFVQRVWIALEAKGIPYQYIEVDPYKKPQSLLEVNPRGLVPALRHGDWGSHESTVLLEYLEDLNTGPPLLPPGDAKLRAYCRLWADFINRNIVPTFYRVLQEQDEQKQISNAQELKDAFATLVNAADSQGPFFLGANISFVDVQVAPWIIRLSRVLKPYRAWPDPDAGSRWGAWVNAIEANEHVKATTSDDELYIDSYERYAQNRPNTSLLASAINSGRSLP; this is translated from the exons ATGAATAATCCGGGAATTCATTCCTCAGATATTCCCCATTCGCTACATCTTGACGCGCTATCCGGTGTTGCTGAGGATGCATCCACATTGGCAGCAGCACAAGcacaacaccaccaacatGATATACAAGAACATGTCCCGAGTGCCGAGTCCACCGACGCACAGTCATTGCATCCCCTACAAACCGCCGTTGGAGTCTTAGACTCATATTCAATCCAGCAACAAGAGGAGCAAAATGATGACCGATCATTTCGAGAATCATACAATCTGCTT GCCCGCGACGATTCCCATTCTCTGCGCATGCAACCACAGTGCAATACCTTCTCCGAGGCCTCGATCTTCTCACCCAAACAGGGCGGGTACCTTCGAGACATGCCATCGGTCTTGGATCCCCCTGACCTGGACCTGTGGAGAGAAAGGTTATTTAATGTGGATGAGACGATCGTGCTAAGTGAAGAGCA ATTCCTGACTTATTTCCCTCATGTGGATAACATCTATTCTCACCGTTCTACGCAGCATTACAAACGCAAGCCGCTCATATCTCATTACTGGGACTGTCGACTGAAAGGTCGTCCGCCCGGGACTCCCAAGTCCGATGATccgaacaagaaaaagcggAAACGAACAGCGCGCCAACGGGATCTCTGCGATGTGAAGATCAAGATCACGGAGTATTTCCCTGGGTACAGCCCAATGATGATCGCGGAAGGCGCCGCCAATGACGCCGGGGCGGTTCTGGGCGCGGAGTCAATGTCCAGCGGAAATGCGGTGTTTCCTCCACCTGACGATCCGGAGCCTCGAGATCGCCAGCCATTTGGTGTGCTGACGCCTAATCCGCCGTTGCCTGAAGGTCATCCTGGGGCCAATGGACAGCGGTTCTTTACCATCCAGCGAGTTAACGGCAACGGCGCCAATGGGAAGAATGACGGGGTCAGCGGTGGGCATCGGCATACATTAGAAGAGAGTGATCGGGTGAAGAAGAATAGTGTTCAGCGGTATTTGCTGAAGGAGgcgagagagaaaaagaaggcaagtTCG GTCAGGGCAATGTCTACCCAAAACCAACCTTCGCAGAAGACCTATCACACAAAAGCCACCGGCTTGGCTGCCCTGACGGTGTCTAACCATTCCAGCGAGAATGAATTGAAACTGTACGGCAGCTGTTTCTG TCCCTTCGTGCAGCGTGTATGGATAGCCTTGGAGGCCAAGGGCATTCCGTATCAGTATATCGAGGTAGACCCCTACAAAAAGCCTCAGTCCCTATTGGAGGTGAACCCAAGGGGCCTTGTCCCTGCCCTGCGGCACGGAGATTGGGGGTCACATGAAAGTACTGTTTTGCTAGAATAT CTTGAAGACTTGAACACCGGGCCGCCTCTGCTCCCGCCAGGGGATGCGAAATTGCGAGCCTATTGCCGACTCTGGGCAGACTTT ATCAACCGCAACATAGTGCCCACCTTCTACCGTGTCCTTCAGGAACAGGATGAGCAGAAGCAGATTTCAAATGCGCAAGAACTTAAGGATGCATTCGCTACGCTAGTGAATGCCGCCGACTCACAAGGCCCATTCTTCCTGGGAGCTAATATATCATTTGTGGATGTCCAGGTGGCTCCCTGGATCATCCGATTGAGCCGCGTCCTGAAGCCCTACCGCGCTTGGCCGGACCCCGACGCAGGGAGCCGATGGGGCGCCTGGGTTAACGCGATCGAAGCTAATGAGCACGTCAAAGCGACGACAAGTGACGATGAACTCTATATTGACAGTTATGAACGATATGCCC AAAACCGCCCCAACACTTCTCTGCTGGCGAGTGCGATCAACTCTGGGAGATCTCTTCCATGA
- a CDS encoding MFS multidrug transporter, with product MLAAFSASKFIHSTWSIGYFLPPKMNDKVPEIAMSQFETDKGILEPHLRQYGLEFATDGFHIRWAKGNQRHPRNWSIVRKAYDTSLIIFLELFTTAISASGSTAAKDALREFNIEKEFSIFVFVSIYLLGQGLGSIVFPPYSEAFGRKNLYVLSTALYSISCAIVAAVPSLSGVVIGRLFSGIVSAIPTTVVIGSIEDMFNARDRVWVLCLWAIVANLGLVTGPILSTFIVADLNWRWLFYVAAIVTGILTFILLTLRESRPSLLLAREVEQLRKVTGIETLQGLNPDRTPDLKTFVRTALFRPVRLFFTELIVFFVSVISAIAVALVYLFTEALPPVYEDFGFSTRQACLPFIAIGVGLSFGFFTRYIDLHIIDKHRRKGQPLLPEHKLTGFWIGAFILTVGLWGFAWTIPPYRTDLHWIVSVFCLVLVGYSLNEIEYVLGGYLTDSYLSYAASGLAALAIVRALLSAILPLIAPPMFSNLGNNMAISVLAIIATMFCAIPPLFSRFGKQIRAKSKFAKYSLRMYNEHSVDEDGY from the exons ATGCTTGCTGCTTTCAGCGCGTCCAAGTTTATTCATTCGACTTGGTCTATTGGATATTTTTTGCCGCCCAAGATGAACGACAAAGTGCCCGAGATCGCCATGTCTCAGTTTGAGACAGACAAAGGCATTTTGGAGCCACATTTGAGACAATATGGTCTGGAGTTCGCGACTGACGGGTTCCATATCCGATGGGCGAAGGGAAATCAGCGTCATCCTCGCAATTGGAGCATTGTACGGAAAGCTTATGACACTAGTCTGATCATCTTCTTAGAGCTTTTCAC GACCGCCATCAGCGCTTCCGGC TCCACTGCTGCCAAAGATGCGTTACGTGAATTCAACATCGAGAAGGAGTTTTCTATATTTGTATTTGTATCAAT ATATTTGTTGGGCCAGGGCCTCGGTTCCATCGTTTTCCCTCCGTACTCAGAAGCGTTCGGACGCAAAAACCTCTATGTACTCAGTACAGCGCTGTACAGCATCTCCTGTGCCATCGTGGCTGCTGTCCCATCTTTATCTGGCGTTGTCATTGGTCGTCTTTTCAGCGGAATTGTCTCGGCGATCCCGACAACGGTTGTGATTGGCAGTATCGAGGATATGTTCAATGCTAGAGACCGAGTCTGGGTACTTTGTCTCTGGGCCATAGTGGCCAACCTAGGTTTGGTGACCGGACCCATATTGAGCACCTTTATCGTTGCAGATCTGAACTG GCGGTGGTTATTCTATGTGGCCGCCATTGTGACCGGTATCCTCACTTTCATCCTACTGACCCTCCGCGAGTCCCGTCCGTCCTTGTTGTTGGCACGCGAGGTTGAACAGCTGCGCAAAGTTACCGGAATCGAAACGCTTCAGGGATTGAACCCAGACCGCACGCCAGACCTGAAAACCTTTGTGCGTACGGCGCTGTTCCGCCCAGTGCGCCTCTTCTTCACCGAGctcattgtcttctttgtGTCCGTGATCAGCGCCATCGCTGTTGCTCTGGTTTATCTCTTCACCGAAGCCTTGCCTCCAGTCTATGAGGATTTCGGCTTCAGCACTAGACAAGCATGCCTCCCTTTCATTGCTATCGGGGTCGGCCTGAGTTTCGGGTTCTTTACGCGCTATATCGATTTGCATATTATCGACAAGCACCGCCGGAAGGGCCAGCCACTCCTCCCCGAGCACAAGCTGACGGGCTTTTGGATTGGGGCCTTCATCCTCACAGTGGGACTCTGGGGTTTTGCCTGGACTATTCCACCATACAGGACTGACCTGCACTGGATAGTGTCGGTCTTTTGCCTAGTGCTGGTTGGATATTCTTTGAATGAGATCGAATACGTGCTGGGTGGGTACTTGACAGACAGCTACCTCAGCTATGCAGCTAGTGGACTGGCTGCCCTTGCTATTGTCCGAGCCCTCTTATCTGCCATCTTGCCGCTCATCGCTCCGCCAATGTTCTCGAACCTCGGAAACAACATGGCTATTTCGGTGTTGGCGATTATCGCGACCATGTTCTGTGCAATCCCGCCCCTGTTCTCACGGTTTGGGAAGCAGATCCGGGCCAAGAGCAAGTTTGCCAAGTACAGCTTGCGCATGTATAATGAGCATAGTGTTGACGAGGACGGATATTAA
- a CDS encoding subtilisin-related protease (alkaline serine protease Alp1), translating to MQSIKRTLLLLGAILPAVLGAPVQETRRAAEKLPGKYIVTFKPGIDEAKIQEHTTWATNIHQRSLERRGATGGDLPVGIERNYKINKFAAYAGSFDDATIEEIRKNEDVAYVEEDQIYYLDGLTTQKSAPWGLGSISHKGQQSTDYIYDTSAGEGTYAYVVDSGVNVDHEEFEGRASKAYNAAGGQHVDSIGHGTHVSGTIAGKTYGIAKKASILSVKVFQGESSSTSVILDGFNWAANDIVSKKRTSKAAINMSLGGGYSKAFNDAVENAFEQGVLSVVAAGNENSDAGQTSPASAPDAITVAAIQKSNNRASFSNFGKVVDVFAPGQDILSAWIGSSSATNTISGTSMATPHIVGLSLYLAALENLDGPAAVTKRIKELATKDVVKDVKGSPNLLAYNGNA from the exons ATGCAGTCCATCAAGCGTACCTTGCTCCTCCTCGGAGCTATCCTTCCCGCGGTCCTCGGTGCCCCTGTGCAGGAAACCCGCCGGGCCGCTGAGAAGCTTCCTGGAAAGTACATTGTCACATTCAAGCCCGGCATTGACGAGGCAAAGATTCAGGAGCATACCACCTGGGCTACCAACATTCACCAGCGCAGTCTGGAGCGTCGTGGCGCCACTGGCGGTGATCTTCCTGTCGGTATTGAGCGCAACTACAAGATCAACAAGTTCGCCGCCTATGCAGGCTCTTTCGACGATGCTACCATTGAGGAGATTCGCAAGAACGAAGAT GTTGCCTACGTCGAGGAGGACCAGATCTACTACCTCGATGGCCTGACTACCCAGAAGAGTGCCCCCTGGGGTCTGGGCAGCATTTCCCACAAGGGCCAGCAGAGCACCGACTACATCTACGACACTAGTGCCGGCGAGGGCACCTATGCCTACGTGGTGGATAGCGGTGTCAATGTCGACCATGAGGAGTTCGAGGGCCGCGCCAGCAAGGCCTACAACGCTGCCGGTGGTCAGCATGTGGACAGcattggccatggcaccCACGTTTCCGGCACCATTGCTGGCAAGACTTATGGTATCGCCAAGAAGGCCAGCATCCTTTCGGTCAAAGTTTTCCAGGGTGAATCGAGCAGCACTTCCGTCATTCTTGACGGCTTCAACTGGGCTGCCAACGACATTGTTAGCAAGAAGCGTACCAGCAAGGCTGCAATCAACATGAGCTTGG GCGGTGGCTACTCTAAGGCTTTCAACGATGCGGTCGAGAACGCATTCGAGCAGGGTGTTCTCTCGGTTGTCGCTGCCGGTAACGAGAAC TCTGATGCCGGCCAAACCAGCCCTGCCTCTGCCCCTGATGCCATCACTGTTGCCGCTATCCAGAAGAGCAACAACCGCGCCAGTTTCTCCAACTTTGGCAAGGTCGTTGACGTCTTCGCTCCCGGTCAAGATATCCTTTCTGCCTGGATTGGCTCTTCCTCTgccaccaacaccatctcTGGTACCTCCATGGCTACTCCCCACATTGTCGGCCTGTCCCTCTACCTCGCTGCCCTTGAGAACCTCGATGGCCCCGCTGCCGTGACCAAGCGCATCAAGGAGTTGGCCACCAAGGACGTCGTCAAGGATGTTAAGGGCAGCCCTAACCTGCTTGCCTACAACGGTAACGCTTAA